The Anaerolineales bacterium region CGGCCCGTGAGCCAACGTTTAAACTGGGGTCTACCCAGCGGGCTGACCACCGTGATGAAATCTTCCCGATTAGCGACTTCTGGAATGATCTTTTCCGCCACTCCGTTGCGAATCTCCAGCGTGTACTCCACGCCTAACTGCTGGAACAACTCAACGGCTTGCGCGAAGATATCCTCCAACGGATGGTGGTCATCGATCGCCGCGGGGTTCAAATCCTCCGTCGCGCCGAGAAGCGTGATCTTCATCCGCATAGATTGAGCAAGCGCCGCGCCGTATTCGATGGCAGACCATGTGCCTATGAAACCATTAGTCACGATCAAGAATTGAGATGTCATCTGTAACTCCGCTTTCCAAAAAGGATGACGCCGAGAACGCCCGCCCCAAGCAGCACGAACGGCGATGGAATATCAAACCAGAAGGCAATGGCGCTGAGAATGGCGATCAACGCCACGCGGCGGTCTATCTGTTTACGCGTCCCTGCGCGAAATAATTCCCACGCCACAAAAACGATCAACGCCGCGACGGCGGGACTCATCCCCGCCACAAAACTGGTGAGCCAATTTTCCTGTTGAAACCGTTGGAGCAGCGCGGCGACGATCAACATCAAAACAGTGGGAGGCAGGATCGCGCCGAGTAACGCGGCAAGTACGCCAGGAATACCGCCTGCGGCAAAACCGACGAACATGGCTAACTTCAACGCTTCACTGCCGGGTAACACATTCGAGAAACCGACCGCCTCGACGAATCGCTCCTCGCTCATAATCTTGCCCACCGCTTCATCGTATAAAAACCCAACCGACGCGGGACCAGACGGCGAGAGGACGTTCACTTTGAGGAACATCCATAACAAGCGAAACCAAACTGTGATCTTTGGTTCGTTCATCTAAGAAAGAAGATTCCCACCAGCCCGGCGAGAATGACCACAATGCGCGCCGGCGCGTTGAGGAACATGGCGATCAAACTTGCGATGCCGATCGCCCAACCCTCCCAGCCGGTCGATCCGCCCTTTTCAAAGATCTTCCACGCTACGAACAACATCAACACCGAGATCGCGGGCGTAAGCCCCTCGATGAAATTACTCAACCACGCTTCACGTCGCAGGCGGTGCAGGATCATTGTCACGCCTAAGATGATGATCGTCGGCGGCAAGATGGATGCGACCAGCGCGACAAACCCGCCGGGGATGCCTGCCACAGCATAGCCGACGTACATCGCCAGCTGCAACGCGTCGCTCCCCGGCAGAACAGACGACAACCCCACCGCCTGCACGAATTGTCCCTCCGTCACCAGTTTGCCGACAACCTCATGGTACAACAAGCCAACGGAGGCAGGTCCTGATGTGCTGAGTAAATTAACTTTTAGAAAGATCCAAAAGAGTTCCAATAATTGATCCACGCAATATCCTTTGTTGGGAATAATTCTAACAGAACAAACGGTTTGAATTACTTGTATAGTGGAACAAAATTCTGTTGAAATTAGTTATCGAGGGCAACAAAACAGCATCTTGGCAAAAAAAAAAACAGTGATAGTATACTTATATAACGAAGGAGGAAAATATGTCAGACAACTCGGCGAACACAATTACTGTTTTGATAGCGGACGATGAAGAATTTGCTCGTGCATTGATTCGCTCGTTATTACAACCAGCAATGGACATAACAATTATCGGTGAAGCGGAGGACGGGTTTGAAACGCAAGAATTAATTCCCTTGCTCAAACCTCGAATTCTATTGTTGGACTATCGAATGCCCGGCCCCGGTGCTTATAACATCGAAAAATGGGTTCGGGAAAATCACCCTGAAACCAGCACATTGATCCTAACGGCTTACGAGCGGGACGCTTATCTGTCAGAGATGATGGATTCGGGCATTGCAGGCTACTTATTCAAGAACGGGGATTCTAACCAATTGATCGAAGCCATTCGACGCGCCGTGAATGGGACAGTCTATTTTAGCAATGAACAGATCGAAAGGGCGCAAAACTGGAAACGAACCGTTGGAATGAACTGGGAAAACCTATCACGGCGCGAACGGGAGGTTCTGGAACAGTTGGCGGCGGGTAAAGACAATAAAGGCATCGCAAACAGGCTGTCCATCTCGCTCAAAACGACAGAGTTTCACATCACAAACATTTTGAAGAAGCTCGAATTGAATTCTCGCAATGAAGCCATTGTGTGGATGCTCAAACACCAGCCTGACGACCCTTGGCTGGCGAAAAACTAGGGGATTCCCTAGTTGAAATTCGATTTCGCCTAATTTACACTATGTATGATAAAAAACATTTCATGAATGGGGAAACCTAAGGCAGATATATGAAAGGAGGTCCGATGTCTGGAAACCGAAGATTTCCATTTGGGGCAATAATACTCCTATTAGGCGCGGCAGTTGTTTTCTATCAAGCTTGGGCTGTGAGCGCTCTTTCCATCAATGAACCCAAAATGCAAGACAGCATACTGAACAACCAAGTTGAGGAAAACCTGTCTGCTTCAGAGACCTTTGAACAGTTGAATCAAAAGATACTCATCGCCGTTCGTTCAGGATGGTTACACGGAAGAGAACACCGGGTATACGATGTAGACAGTTCGAATTTTGGTGTTCTCCCAAATGGGCAGGAGATCCCACTGGAGCAGATTACGGATTTCTGGTTCTATGTAAACGATAATGGCTTTATCGAACGATCCATTACTATCACCCATACTAAAGATGGCCAGGTAGTTCAGGTGGGCGTTAACAGCAATGGAACATCATGGAATACCGCGATCAACGAGATCGTTCCCCATGAACTGTTTCTTTGGGGATATGGATTTGATTATGGGTTACATTACTACCTTGACAGTCCCACCCTGCAA contains the following coding sequences:
- a CDS encoding chromate transporter, producing the protein MNEPKITVWFRLLWMFLKVNVLSPSGPASVGFLYDEAVGKIMSEERFVEAVGFSNVLPGSEALKLAMFVGFAAGGIPGVLAALLGAILPPTVLMLIVAALLQRFQQENWLTSFVAGMSPAVAALIVFVAWELFRAGTRKQIDRRVALIAILSAIAFWFDIPSPFVLLGAGVLGVILFGKRSYR
- a CDS encoding chromate transporter; protein product: MDQLLELFWIFLKVNLLSTSGPASVGLLYHEVVGKLVTEGQFVQAVGLSSVLPGSDALQLAMYVGYAVAGIPGGFVALVASILPPTIIILGVTMILHRLRREAWLSNFIEGLTPAISVLMLFVAWKIFEKGGSTGWEGWAIGIASLIAMFLNAPARIVVILAGLVGIFFLR
- a CDS encoding response regulator transcription factor, whose translation is MSDNSANTITVLIADDEEFARALIRSLLQPAMDITIIGEAEDGFETQELIPLLKPRILLLDYRMPGPGAYNIEKWVRENHPETSTLILTAYERDAYLSEMMDSGIAGYLFKNGDSNQLIEAIRRAVNGTVYFSNEQIERAQNWKRTVGMNWENLSRREREVLEQLAAGKDNKGIANRLSISLKTTEFHITNILKKLELNSRNEAIVWMLKHQPDDPWLAKN